A section of the Nitrospira sp. genome encodes:
- a CDS encoding JAB domain-containing protein, translated as MPQTLKQQTVKAKRRSEQPELALAYQAPRYRVTLVCEEGGEEYVIVHNSTAAASLLRPHLSGLDREHFLVIGLDAKNRVIGINLVAVGSLTMAIVHPREVFKPLILMNAAGWICAHNHPSGDVTPSQEDRVLTKRLREAGQLLGLNLLDHLILADENLYSFADQGWPI; from the coding sequence ATGCCACAGACTCTGAAGCAGCAGACAGTCAAAGCGAAACGGCGTTCCGAGCAACCAGAATTGGCTCTTGCCTATCAAGCGCCTCGGTATCGAGTCACATTAGTCTGTGAAGAAGGGGGAGAAGAATATGTGATCGTTCACAATTCAACGGCGGCTGCATCGCTCTTGCGCCCACACCTTTCCGGCCTTGATCGAGAACACTTCCTTGTTATCGGGCTGGATGCAAAGAATCGTGTGATCGGAATCAACCTGGTGGCAGTTGGCTCACTGACGATGGCGATCGTCCATCCGCGTGAGGTCTTCAAACCGTTGATCCTGATGAATGCTGCCGGATGGATCTGCGCACATAATCATCCGTCCGGGGATGTGACGCCGAGCCAAGAAGATCGTGTGCTGACCAAACGGCTTCGAGAAGCCGGCCAGCTGCTCGGCCTCAATCTGTTGGATCACCTCATCCTTGCCGACGAGAACCTCTACAGCTTTGCCGATCAAGGCTGGCCGATATAG
- a CDS encoding DUF433 domain-containing protein, which translates to MPNVLHPHITSDPKICGGSPRIDGTRITVRTIIIYAFHHGMSPEELLVQYPHLNLASIYDALSYYYDHREDIDREIAEHLAAPESDSIP; encoded by the coding sequence ATGCCTAATGTCCTGCACCCACACATCACCAGTGATCCCAAGATCTGTGGCGGTAGCCCACGAATCGATGGAACACGCATTACGGTTCGAACCATCATCATCTATGCCTTCCACCACGGAATGAGCCCCGAGGAACTTCTTGTTCAATATCCTCACCTCAATCTTGCCTCTATCTATGATGCGCTGTCCTACTACTACGACCATCGAGAAGACATTGACCGCGAAATTGCCGAACATCTTGCGGCGCCGGAATCCGACTCCATCCCGTAA
- a CDS encoding Mov34/MPN/PAD-1 family protein, with amino-acid sequence MRNLFSAIEKNRDYTVVELLKRDDDKVECLVVDVQTDGFPPKNQGGIKCRERLALCVSDNPKLLVEVFGLRRDFPILMHQNQSPSNGPRSLCLYFEPPASVLRTWTAEKFLRRIQWWLEGSARGDLHAADQPVEQLFFETKYELVLPWNYEQIRQCKDHQLVIRRGSERPNGSVTCFVEGVLKDRQMPRGTIQHIEFALPAIVHGPIEQAPSTLGELSDMLLSRGVDLFPSLKTALSEGIDTAGLPETPDNTVTMILIHIPIARTVGGEPELTMHRAFLIPLGTKRLGVATGILDLVEVPEGNRFVRKYFRTVIIGSEPTDEWRSQEIFPVEVLLENDSAAARKQSGIADEGPVGAFIGAGALGSAVLNLWGRGGWGQWTVIDKDHIRPHNLSRHTAFAQHIGESKVNVVAELHSAITRGASQITPLHTDACDLTQPLILNVLRDSKLVVDASTTLEYPRVASELQGLARHVSIFVTPNGNDAVLLVEDKDRKIRLRSLEAQYYRAVIRETWGQHHLDGNLSTFWSGATCRDITAVMPYSRIQGHASTIAEQIPKVAADNSARIRIWQRDPNLGSVVAHEIEPSEEISAPFGSFRLVLDVGLLRQLREWRGARLPNETGGVLLGYHDFNVNTLTIVAAFPAPADSVSSPIGFERGVKDLPETVREASRRTAEIVGYVGEWHSHPKGHSASPSSDDLLQLVRLARGMAADGLPAVQLIVGEKDFQALQMTSTK; translated from the coding sequence ATGAGAAACCTCTTTTCTGCGATTGAGAAAAACCGCGACTATACCGTTGTCGAATTATTGAAGCGCGATGACGACAAGGTCGAGTGTCTAGTTGTAGACGTCCAGACCGATGGTTTCCCACCGAAGAATCAGGGTGGTATTAAGTGCAGGGAGCGTCTTGCCCTGTGTGTTTCAGATAATCCCAAGCTCCTAGTCGAGGTGTTTGGCCTTCGCCGTGATTTCCCCATTCTGATGCACCAGAACCAAAGCCCTTCGAACGGGCCACGAAGCCTCTGCCTATATTTCGAGCCTCCAGCATCAGTTCTTCGAACCTGGACAGCTGAGAAGTTTCTGCGTCGAATCCAGTGGTGGCTAGAAGGGAGCGCAAGAGGTGACCTTCATGCCGCCGATCAACCAGTTGAGCAGTTATTCTTTGAAACCAAGTATGAATTGGTATTGCCGTGGAACTACGAACAAATTCGGCAGTGTAAGGATCATCAGCTGGTAATTAGACGTGGCTCAGAACGACCAAATGGAAGCGTAACGTGCTTTGTTGAAGGAGTCCTCAAAGATCGACAGATGCCGCGGGGAACCATTCAGCATATCGAGTTCGCTCTCCCTGCTATCGTGCATGGCCCCATCGAGCAGGCACCATCTACCCTAGGAGAACTCTCAGACATGCTGTTATCGCGCGGTGTCGACTTGTTTCCTTCCCTCAAGACAGCGTTGAGCGAGGGAATTGATACAGCTGGATTGCCGGAGACGCCTGACAATACAGTCACAATGATTCTGATTCACATTCCTATTGCCAGGACGGTCGGTGGAGAACCTGAATTAACAATGCATCGTGCTTTCCTAATCCCGCTTGGGACAAAGAGGCTTGGCGTCGCAACTGGAATCCTCGATCTGGTTGAAGTTCCTGAGGGGAATAGGTTTGTAAGAAAATATTTCCGCACCGTTATAATCGGATCAGAACCGACTGACGAATGGCGCAGCCAGGAAATTTTTCCGGTCGAGGTGCTTCTTGAGAATGACTCTGCTGCCGCGAGGAAGCAATCCGGAATCGCGGATGAAGGTCCTGTGGGTGCCTTCATCGGTGCTGGTGCATTAGGCAGTGCCGTACTCAACCTATGGGGACGAGGTGGGTGGGGGCAGTGGACGGTAATCGACAAGGACCATATCAGACCCCATAACCTCTCAAGGCACACAGCATTTGCTCAACACATCGGTGAGAGCAAAGTTAATGTTGTGGCAGAGTTGCACTCTGCAATTACGAGGGGGGCAAGCCAGATAACACCATTGCACACTGACGCGTGCGACCTCACACAACCACTCATTCTCAATGTGCTCAGAGATTCCAAGTTGGTTGTTGACGCCTCCACCACGCTGGAATATCCACGAGTAGCGAGTGAACTGCAAGGGTTAGCAAGGCACGTCTCTATATTTGTAACCCCAAACGGGAACGACGCGGTACTTCTAGTTGAAGATAAGGATAGGAAAATCCGCTTGCGCAGCTTGGAAGCTCAATATTACCGAGCAGTTATTCGGGAGACATGGGGGCAACACCATCTAGATGGAAATCTTAGCACCTTCTGGAGCGGGGCTACCTGCCGAGACATCACAGCGGTTATGCCCTATTCACGGATTCAAGGTCACGCCAGTACGATAGCAGAACAAATCCCCAAGGTTGCCGCTGATAACAGCGCACGAATTCGCATATGGCAGCGAGACCCTAATCTTGGTTCAGTCGTTGCTCACGAGATTGAGCCTTCGGAGGAGATTTCTGCCCCATTTGGATCGTTTCGGCTGGTATTAGACGTTGGCCTATTGAGGCAACTACGGGAATGGCGTGGTGCGCGACTTCCCAATGAAACAGGCGGAGTGCTTTTGGGCTATCACGACTTCAATGTCAACACGCTAACCATAGTAGCAGCGTTCCCTGCTCCGGCGGATAGTGTTTCCAGTCCGATAGGATTCGAGCGGGGGGTGAAAGATCTGCCAGAAACGGTCCGTGAAGCTAGCAGAAGGACTGCAGAGATAGTTGGCTATGTCGGAGAGTGGCACAGTCACCCCAAGGGCCACTCTGCCTCTCCCAGCAGCGATGATCTTTTGCAGCTAGTACGCCTTGCTCGTGGTATGGCTGCAGATGGTTTGCCCGCAGTTCAATTGATTGTCGGGGAAAAAGATTTTCAAGCTTTACAGATGACAAGCACCAAATGA
- a CDS encoding patatin-like phospholipase family protein has product MSSFNSPNIALALSGGGIRAMVFHLGVLRLLAERHLLEHVQRISTVSGGSLLVGLMLQECEGRWPSSNDFLQTVYPALREKLCQRSLQWGAARQLIRPWNVRFLLSRANLLALALEKEWNIRTKLRELPNTPEWSLNGTTAENGKRFRFKREDIGDYQIGYAAPNNFMLASAMAVSAAFPGGFGPLRITTSEFSWRKKEWGAPIGTETPTAIEYPVLHLYDGGIYDNLGLEPFFDAGKGEPKHPGIVIILSDAGSPLPSGFSSFALSPFRLQRVVDIMSDQAHALRVRTFSNYLQQSPGRGALIFMNTPVSDELPCKSAEFASRFPTTLRRVDLSEFDRLADHGYRVATQVERQYGLVSSPTDAFIRRRDR; this is encoded by the coding sequence ATGAGCAGTTTCAATTCTCCAAACATTGCTCTTGCCCTTTCCGGTGGTGGTATCCGAGCGATGGTGTTCCATCTCGGAGTCCTACGGCTACTCGCAGAGCGACATTTGCTAGAACATGTTCAAAGAATTTCTACCGTTTCCGGAGGAAGCTTGCTTGTGGGCCTCATGCTTCAAGAATGTGAGGGCCGATGGCCTTCCTCTAATGACTTTCTGCAGACTGTGTATCCAGCGCTTCGCGAGAAACTCTGTCAGAGAAGTTTGCAATGGGGAGCAGCAAGGCAACTTATCCGACCTTGGAACGTCCGGTTTCTCTTGTCTCGTGCTAACCTCTTGGCATTGGCCCTTGAGAAAGAATGGAACATTAGAACGAAGCTCCGCGAGTTACCTAACACACCGGAATGGTCACTCAATGGTACAACGGCTGAAAACGGCAAGCGCTTTCGTTTCAAACGAGAAGATATAGGCGACTATCAGATTGGCTATGCTGCGCCAAACAATTTTATGCTCGCCAGTGCGATGGCAGTGTCTGCGGCGTTTCCTGGTGGCTTTGGTCCGCTGAGGATTACCACGAGTGAATTCTCCTGGCGCAAGAAGGAGTGGGGGGCTCCAATTGGCACGGAAACCCCAACAGCCATCGAATACCCGGTGCTGCACCTATATGATGGTGGCATATACGACAATCTTGGACTGGAGCCTTTTTTTGATGCAGGTAAGGGAGAGCCCAAACATCCCGGGATTGTAATTATTCTATCCGATGCTGGATCGCCGTTGCCTTCCGGGTTTTCTTCATTCGCACTGAGCCCTTTTCGGCTTCAGAGAGTCGTAGATATCATGTCCGACCAAGCTCACGCGCTTCGGGTGCGCACTTTTTCCAACTATCTGCAGCAAAGCCCAGGGCGTGGTGCACTCATTTTCATGAATACACCGGTGAGCGACGAATTGCCATGTAAGTCAGCTGAGTTTGCATCAAGATTTCCGACCACTCTGCGACGAGTTGACCTGTCAGAATTTGACCGGCTTGCTGACCATGGGTATCGAGTTGCAACGCAAGTCGAACGACAGTATGGCCTGGTTTCGTCACCCACTGATGCGTTTATAAGGCGACGAGACAGATAA
- a CDS encoding DUF3800 domain-containing protein codes for MLAFIDEAGDTGLKTNQGASQFFVVVMVLFEDHEEALRCDQRISLLRKELGYADGFEFHFRENSDRQRKRFLEAVAPYDFQYFGFALNKGSEKLWGPGFEHKASLYKFTCGIVFENAKPYLTDAIVVLDESGTDTFRSQLGKYLGRRMTREGGIRRIKRIKMQRSSGNNLLQLADYVAGVVSRKVQRKKKEAAEYYRYIAAKEVLLRVWPE; via the coding sequence ATGCTTGCTTTCATAGATGAAGCAGGGGATACAGGGCTTAAGACAAACCAAGGGGCCAGTCAGTTTTTTGTGGTCGTGATGGTTTTGTTTGAAGACCATGAGGAGGCTCTCCGTTGCGATCAGCGCATTTCCTTACTCCGCAAGGAGTTAGGCTATGCGGATGGGTTTGAGTTTCATTTTCGGGAGAACAGTGATCGGCAACGGAAACGATTTCTTGAGGCAGTTGCCCCGTACGACTTTCAATACTTTGGCTTCGCGCTCAATAAAGGATCGGAAAAGCTGTGGGGGCCTGGCTTTGAACATAAGGCCTCCTTGTATAAATTCACCTGTGGAATCGTATTCGAGAATGCCAAGCCCTATCTGACTGACGCGATCGTCGTGCTCGATGAGAGTGGAACGGACACCTTCAGGAGCCAACTCGGCAAGTATCTTGGTCGGCGGATGACGAGGGAGGGCGGCATTCGACGGATCAAGAGAATCAAGATGCAACGGTCGTCCGGGAACAACCTGCTTCAACTGGCGGACTATGTCGCCGGAGTAGTGAGTCGGAAGGTTCAGAGAAAGAAGAAAGAGGCGGCTGAGTACTATCGGTATATTGCGGCGAAGGAGGTTTTGCTTCGGGTCTGGCCCGAATAA
- a CDS encoding DUF5615 family PIN-like protein, translating to MLHAHGIDCLTTRDAGNLGLPDDEQLSFSTHEGRAIVSFNHRDFLQLATQWQARGLSHAGIILSKELALPGLTRRLHRFITEYREINLTNQVIWLPSIPR from the coding sequence CTGCTTCATGCGCATGGGATTGATTGCCTGACCACACGCGACGCCGGGAATCTGGGCCTGCCCGACGACGAACAATTGTCTTTTTCCACACACGAAGGCCGCGCCATTGTCAGCTTCAACCATCGAGATTTCCTTCAGCTCGCCACACAGTGGCAGGCAAGGGGACTGTCCCATGCTGGCATTATTCTCTCAAAGGAACTCGCTCTCCCTGGGCTCACCCGCCGCCTGCATCGATTCATCACTGAGTATCGAGAAATCAACCTGACGAATCAGGTCATCTGGCTGCCAAGCATTCCACGTTAG
- a CDS encoding DUF3883 domain-containing protein, protein MRLDQLKPNIIVRGTIFPEPVQVIVVFPMGGSVKLIGKGLNTGKVHDPILDAEQLASLEATPEKEPFDGDPHKFRLGIEALRLELAYEYDPYFSLSIARVDPLPHQLEAVYDYFIKLPRIRFLLADDPGAGKTIMAGLLIKELKIRGLVKRTLIVTPANLSFQWQREMKDKFRENFEIVRSDVLRANYGTNPWQEKNQVITSVSWVSRIEDAKESLLRSHWDLVIVDEAHKMSAYSTEKKTLAYQLGEALADMTDHYLLMTATPHKGDPQNFCLFLQLLDRDVYGDVKSLEEAMRRQEAPCYLRRVKEALVTFPDPDTGKVKALFTKRHVRTSEFKIDNEEWDFYDALTRYVEDQSIKASADDSARGRALGFTMALLQRRFASSIYAVRRTLERMREKREKILADPQGYRQEQILKNVPDEFDDLPEEEQQEILATLENVVASVDPAALKEEILQLTKLIDQARQLEQREVESKLVRLKELLVERGIFTDEKMKLLLFTEHKDTLDFLVGKLREWKLTVTQIHGGMKIGDRDTEGSRIYAEREFREECQVLVATEAAGEGINLQFCWLMVNYDIPWNPVRLEQRMGRIHRYGQEKDCLIFNFVSTNTREGRVLHKLFERIGKIEDDLDPKRTGKIFNVLGEIFPANQLERMVRDMYARNLTEEVIKSRIIEQVDTERFRKITHSTLEGLAKRELNLSAIVGKSAEAKERRLVPEVIQDFFLQAAPLAGIHPKEAAKGQQAFRIGRIPRTLWPIGEKLEPRFGKLGREYKHVVFDKRMLTEDPTLEWVTPGHALFEVVRDDVWDRVQNDLRQGAVFFDLHSKESVRLDVFSAAIRDGRGNVLHRHLFVVQTNIQGAMSIRQPTIFLDLAVAPADTTVPDDRALPSRDRVEQVLIEQALQPFLTTISAQRAREIETISKHMEISLNELIHRQNLRMAELLEAQRTGDPSPLLSANIKTTEDRLDELNGRLERRRDELQQERRCTITDVHHHGRAWALPHPERTSPRIAPMVRDEEVERIAIEAVRAYEEARGWNVESVEKDNRGFDLISRKPHPEDPQTAIEVRFIEVKGRSVVGEVALTTNEYKTAERLKKDYWLYAVFNCSATPQIHVVQDPVRLGWEPLVKIEHYHVAAQKILEAVS, encoded by the coding sequence ATGCGCCTTGATCAGCTCAAGCCGAACATCATCGTCAGAGGGACGATCTTTCCTGAGCCGGTTCAGGTGATTGTTGTTTTCCCGATGGGTGGGTCAGTGAAGCTCATTGGGAAGGGGCTCAATACTGGGAAGGTTCACGATCCAATTCTCGATGCCGAGCAGCTTGCCAGCCTAGAGGCTACCCCCGAGAAAGAACCATTCGATGGTGATCCACACAAATTCCGGCTAGGCATCGAAGCGCTGCGCTTGGAATTAGCCTACGAGTACGACCCCTATTTTTCGCTCTCCATCGCTCGCGTAGATCCGCTCCCGCATCAGTTAGAAGCGGTCTACGACTACTTTATCAAGCTACCACGCATCCGTTTCCTGCTGGCTGACGATCCAGGCGCGGGGAAAACGATCATGGCCGGCCTTTTGATCAAAGAATTGAAGATCCGGGGCCTCGTGAAACGGACTCTCATTGTCACTCCGGCGAATCTGTCTTTTCAGTGGCAGCGAGAAATGAAGGACAAGTTCCGGGAGAACTTTGAGATTGTCCGCAGCGACGTGCTTCGAGCCAACTATGGCACAAATCCGTGGCAGGAAAAGAACCAGGTTATCACCTCAGTATCCTGGGTCTCGCGTATCGAAGACGCCAAGGAAAGCCTGTTGCGAAGCCACTGGGATCTTGTCATCGTCGACGAAGCGCACAAGATGAGTGCGTACAGCACGGAGAAGAAGACGCTGGCTTACCAGTTGGGCGAAGCCTTGGCGGATATGACAGACCACTATCTGCTGATGACCGCGACACCGCACAAGGGAGATCCGCAGAACTTCTGCTTGTTCCTCCAGCTCCTCGATCGAGACGTCTATGGAGATGTGAAGAGCCTGGAAGAAGCCATGCGTCGCCAGGAGGCTCCGTGTTATCTGAGACGGGTGAAAGAGGCACTGGTGACGTTCCCGGATCCGGACACCGGCAAAGTCAAAGCGTTATTTACAAAACGCCATGTCCGTACATCTGAGTTCAAAATTGATAACGAGGAGTGGGATTTCTACGATGCCTTGACCAGATATGTCGAAGACCAATCGATCAAGGCTTCTGCCGATGATTCGGCCAGAGGACGAGCCCTTGGCTTTACGATGGCGCTGCTTCAACGCCGGTTTGCATCCAGCATCTATGCTGTCCGGCGAACGCTGGAGCGCATGAGGGAGAAGCGCGAAAAGATCCTTGCCGATCCCCAAGGGTATCGGCAAGAGCAAATCTTAAAGAACGTTCCTGATGAATTCGACGACCTGCCTGAAGAAGAGCAACAGGAAATCCTGGCAACCTTAGAAAATGTCGTGGCGTCCGTCGATCCTGCCGCACTCAAGGAAGAGATTCTCCAGCTGACGAAGCTCATCGATCAGGCCCGCCAGCTCGAACAACGGGAGGTGGAGTCCAAACTGGTTCGATTGAAGGAGTTGCTCGTTGAACGCGGTATTTTCACAGACGAGAAGATGAAATTGCTCCTCTTCACCGAGCACAAGGACACCCTGGACTTTCTTGTAGGGAAACTCCGCGAATGGAAGCTTACGGTGACTCAGATCCACGGAGGGATGAAGATCGGCGACCGGGACACGGAGGGGAGCCGCATCTACGCCGAGCGAGAGTTCAGAGAGGAATGTCAGGTGTTGGTCGCGACCGAGGCGGCAGGGGAAGGTATTAATCTCCAATTCTGTTGGCTCATGGTCAACTATGACATCCCCTGGAACCCGGTTCGCCTTGAACAACGGATGGGCCGTATCCATCGGTACGGGCAAGAGAAGGACTGCCTGATCTTTAACTTCGTCTCAACCAATACCCGTGAAGGCAGAGTCCTTCACAAACTGTTCGAGCGTATCGGGAAGATTGAGGACGACCTCGATCCCAAGCGCACAGGCAAGATCTTCAATGTGCTGGGAGAGATCTTTCCCGCCAATCAACTGGAACGGATGGTCCGGGATATGTACGCCCGTAACCTTACGGAAGAGGTCATTAAGAGCAGAATTATCGAGCAGGTCGATACCGAGCGTTTTCGCAAGATCACCCATTCGACCCTGGAAGGTTTGGCCAAGCGCGAACTGAATCTGTCGGCCATCGTGGGGAAATCGGCGGAAGCGAAGGAACGGAGGCTTGTTCCGGAAGTGATTCAAGACTTCTTTCTCCAGGCGGCTCCCTTGGCAGGAATTCATCCCAAAGAGGCGGCTAAGGGCCAGCAGGCCTTCCGCATCGGGCGGATCCCGCGTACGCTCTGGCCAATCGGGGAAAAGCTTGAACCACGGTTTGGGAAGCTCGGACGGGAATACAAGCATGTTGTATTCGATAAGCGCATGCTGACAGAGGACCCCACGCTTGAATGGGTTACACCGGGGCATGCCCTGTTTGAGGTGGTGCGGGATGATGTGTGGGACCGTGTCCAGAACGACCTGCGTCAAGGTGCCGTCTTTTTCGATCTTCATAGCAAAGAGTCGGTTCGGCTGGATGTATTCTCAGCTGCGATTCGAGACGGACGGGGAAATGTGCTTCACCGACATCTGTTTGTCGTCCAGACCAATATTCAGGGAGCGATGAGTATCCGCCAGCCGACCATCTTTTTGGATCTCGCAGTAGCGCCTGCTGATACGACCGTTCCGGACGATAGGGCATTGCCGAGTCGTGACCGGGTTGAACAAGTCCTGATTGAACAGGCATTACAGCCCTTTCTGACTACCATCAGCGCGCAGCGGGCAAGAGAGATTGAGACCATCTCGAAGCATATGGAGATCAGCCTGAACGAACTGATCCACCGCCAGAATTTACGAATGGCCGAGTTGCTTGAGGCTCAGAGAACCGGAGATCCCAGTCCGTTGCTATCGGCCAACATCAAGACCACCGAAGACCGTCTGGATGAATTAAATGGCCGGCTGGAGCGAAGGCGTGATGAGCTTCAACAGGAGCGCCGGTGCACGATTACCGACGTTCACCATCATGGGCGAGCCTGGGCCTTGCCCCATCCGGAACGAACATCGCCTCGAATTGCACCGATGGTGCGGGACGAGGAAGTGGAACGGATTGCAATTGAAGCAGTAAGGGCCTATGAAGAAGCCCGTGGTTGGAATGTGGAAAGCGTGGAGAAGGACAACCGAGGCTTCGATCTGATTTCTCGGAAGCCACATCCCGAGGACCCGCAGACGGCCATCGAGGTTCGCTTTATCGAGGTGAAGGGGCGGTCTGTCGTTGGAGAAGTGGCGCTGACAACGAATGAATACAAGACGGCGGAGCGGCTCAAGAAGGATTATTGGCTGTATGCTGTTTTCAATTGTTCCGCAACTCCCCAAATTCATGTGGTACAAGACCCAGTTCGCTTGGGATGGGAACCGCTGGTCAAGATCGAGCACTACCACGTGGCGGCACAGAAAATATTGGAAGCCGTGTCATGA
- a CDS encoding XRE family transcriptional regulator: MKRRVIDGVEVQRSSGNVFADLGLPDADKLKIKTGLVIEIRKAIRRQGLTQQEAATRMGLTQPKVSGMMRGDFSNLSERKLMDCLNRLGYDIEIRVRPASDPVGHLMLAIA; the protein is encoded by the coding sequence ATGAAAAGACGAGTCATTGATGGAGTCGAAGTGCAACGCAGTTCTGGCAACGTCTTTGCCGACTTGGGTCTGCCAGATGCCGACAAGCTCAAGATCAAAACCGGACTGGTAATCGAGATCAGGAAGGCCATTCGCCGGCAAGGGCTGACCCAGCAAGAAGCCGCAACGCGCATGGGGCTCACCCAACCGAAGGTCTCCGGCATGATGCGCGGCGATTTCTCCAATCTGTCCGAACGCAAACTGATGGATTGCCTGAATCGGCTGGGGTACGATATCGAAATCAGGGTACGTCCTGCCTCCGATCCTGTCGGGCATCTGATGCTCGCCATCGCGTGA